A stretch of Panthera uncia isolate 11264 chromosome A1 unlocalized genomic scaffold, Puncia_PCG_1.0 HiC_scaffold_16, whole genome shotgun sequence DNA encodes these proteins:
- the TSC22D1 gene encoding TSC22 domain family protein 1 isoform X1: MHQPPESTAAAAAAAADISARKMAHPAMFPRRGSGSGSASALNAAGTGVGSSATSSEDFPPPSLLQPPPPAASSTSGPQPPPPQSLNLLSQAQLQAQPLAPGGTQMKKKSGFQITSVTPAQISASISSNNSIAEDTESYDDLDESHTEDLSSSEILDVSLSRATDLGEPERSSSEETLNNFQEAETPGAVSPNQPHLPQPHLPHLPQQNVVINGNAHPHHLHHHHHIHHGHHLHHGHHHPSHAGVASTSIPGGPPSSPVSRKLSAAGSSDSVLAAAPTSAVSSGGSPGSVMTNIRAPSTTGSIGISSVTGTNTMSNVNITAVGSFNPSVTSSILGNANINASNIPSAATVSVGPGVSSSVNVNILSGMGNGTISSSAVVNSAPSAAAGMTAGSLSGQQQPPTVNTSRFRVVKLDSSSEPFKKGRWTCTEFYEKENAVPAAEGVAINKVVETVKQNPTEVTSERESTSGSSVSSSVSTLSHYTESVGSGEMGAPTVVVQQQQPALQGMALPQMDFSSTGPQSISAVSIPQSISQSQITQVQLQSQELSYPQKQGLQPVPLQATISAATGIQPSPVSVVGVTSALGQQPSISSLAQPQLPYSQTVPPVQAPLPGAPPQPLQYGQQQPTVSTQMVPGHGKSVAQNPSEYVQQQPILQTAVSSGQPSSAGVGAGATVIPTAQPQSIQLPVQPTAIQAQPAGASGQPVGQAQTAVSVVPTGSQIANIGQQANIPTAVQQPSTQVTPSVVQQGAPPSSQIVPPAQTAIIHQGVQTSASSLPQQLVIAPQSTLLTVPPQPQGVESVAQVVSQPLPAVSPLPSASSISVTSQVSSTGPSGMPSAPTNLVPPQNIAQTPATQNGNLVQSVSQPPLIASNINLPLAQQIPLSSTQFSAQSLAQAIGSQIEDARRPAEPSLVGLPQTISGDSGGMSAVSDGSSSSLAAPASLFPLKVLPLTTPLVDGEDESSSGASVVAIDNKIEQAMDLVKSHLMYAVREEVEVLKEQIKELIEKNSQLEQENNLLKTLASPEQLAQFQAQLQTGSPPATTQPQGTTQPPAQPASQGSGPTA; this comes from the coding sequence ATGCACCAGCCGCCTGAGTCCACCGCCGCGGCGGCCGCGGCCGCTGCAGACATTAGTGCTAGGAAGATGGCGCACCCGGCAATGTTCCCTAGAAGGGGCAGCGGTAGTGGCAGCGCCTCTGCTCTCAATGCAGCAGGTACCGGCGTTGGTAGTAGTGCCACATCTTCCGAGGATTTTCCGCCTCCGTCGCTGCTCCAGCCGCCACCTCCTGCAGCATCTTCTACGTCGGGACCACAGCCTCCGCCTCCACAAAGCCTGAACCTCCTCTCTCAGGCTCAGCTGCAGGCACAGCCTCTTGCGCCAGGCGGAactcaaatgaaaaagaaaagtggctTCCAGATAACTAGCGTTACCCCGGCTCAGATCTCCGCCAGCATCAGCTCTAACAACAGTATCGCAGAGGACACCGAGAGCTATGATGACCTGGATGAGTCTCACACGGAAGATCTGTCTTCTTCCGAGATCCTTGATGTGTCACTTTCCAGGGCTACTGACTTAGGGGAGCCTGAACGCAGCTCCTCAGAAGAGACTCTGAATAACTTCCAGGAAGCTGAGACACCTGGGGCAGTCTCTCCCAACCAGCCCCACCTTCCGCAGCCTCATTTGCCTCACCTTCCACAACAGAACGTTGTGATCAATGGGAATGCTCATCCACACCacctccatcaccaccatcacatCCATCATGGGCACCACCTACACCATGGGCACCACCATCCATCCCATGCTGGTGTGGCCAGTACATCCATTCCTGGAGGGCCACCCTCCAGTCCAGTATCCAGAAAACTCTCTGCAGCTGGAAGCTCAGACAGTGTTCTAGCAGCGGCCCCAACTTCTGCTGTATCATCCGGTGGCTCACCTGGATCTGTAATGACTAATATCCGTGCTCCAAGTACTACTGGCAGTATAGGTATAAGTTCTGTTACTGGCACTAATACAATGAGTAATGTCAACATTACTGCCGTGGGTAGTTTTAATCCTAGTGTGACAAGCAGCATACTTGGTAATGCTAATATAAATGCAAGCAATATTCCTAGTGCTGCTACTGTGAGTGTTGGGCCTGGAGTTAGCAGCAGTGTTAATGTGAATATCTTGAGTGGCATGGGCAATGGTACTATATCCTCCTCCGCTGTTGTTAACAGTGCCCCCAGTGCAGCTGCAGGGATGACTGCGGGGTCCCTTTCGGGTCAGCAGCAGCCACCAACAGTTAACACGTCAAGGTTCAGAGTTGTGAAGTTAGATTCTAGTTCTGAACCCTTTAAAAAAGGCAGATGGACTTGCACCGAgttctatgaaaaagaaaatgctgtacCTGCCGCAGAAGGTGTGGCGATAAATAAAGTGGTGGAAACTGTGAAACAGAACCCGACAGAAGTGACTTCGGAGAGGGAGAGCACTAGTGGGAGTTCAGTGAGCAGTAGTGTCAGCACACTGAGTCACTACACGGAGAGTGTGGGAAGCGGAGAGATGGGAGCCCCTACTGTGGTGGTGCAGCAGCAGCAACCAGCTCTTCAAGGTATGGCTCTTCCCCAGATGGATTTCAGTAGCACTGGTCCCCAGAGTATTTCAGCAGTTAGCATTCCACAGAGTATTTCTCAGTCACAGATCACGCAAGTACAATTACAGTCTCAAGAACTGAGCTATCCTCAAAAGCAAGGTCTTCAGCCAGTACCTCTACAGGCCACTATCAGTGCTGCAACTGGTATCCAGCCGTCACCTGTTAGTGTGGTTGGTGTAACTTCAGCTTTAGGTCAGCAGCCTTCCATTTCCAGTCTGGCTCAACCCCAACTACCGTATTCTCAGACGGTTCCTCCAGTGCAAGCCCCCCTTCCAGGAGCACCACCCCAACCGTTACAGTATGGACAACAGCAGCCGACTGTCTCTACCCAGATGGTCCCAGGCCATGGTAAATCCGTGGCTCAGAATCCTTCAGAGTATGTGCAGCAGCAGCCGATTCTTCAAACAGCAGTGTCCTCCGGACAGCCCAGTTCTGCAGGAGTGGGAGCAGGAGCGACAGTGATTCCTACGGCTCAGCCACAGAGTATCCAGCTGCCGGTGCAGCCCACGGCAATCCAAGCACAACCTGCAGGGGCATCCGGCCAGCCTGTTGGCCAGGCTCAAACAGCAGTATCTGTTGTACCTACTGGCAGTCAAATTGCAAATATCGGTCAACAAGCAAACATACCTACTGCAGTGCAGCAGCCCTCTACCCAAGTCACACCTTCGGTTGTTCAGCAAGGTGCTCCTCCATCTTCACAAATAGTTCCACCTGCTCAAACTGCGATTATTCATCAGGGAGTTCAAACTAGTGCGTCAAGCCTTCCTCAACAGTTGGTCATTGCACCCCAGAGTACCTTGTTAACTGTGCCTCCCCAGCCACAAGGAGTAGAATCGGTAGCTCAAGTTGTTTCGCAGCCATTGCCTGCAGTTAGTCCTTTGCCCTCTGCTAGTAGTATTTCTGTTACAAGTCAGGTTAGTTCAACTGGTCCTTCTGGAATGCCTTCTGCCCCAACAAACTTGGTTCCACCACAGAATATAGCACAAACCCCTGCCACTCAAAATGGTAATTTGGTTCAAAGTGTTAGTCAACCTCCCTTGATAGCCAGTAACATAAATCTGCCTTTGGCACAACAGATACCACTAAGTTCTACTCAGTTCTCTGCACAGTCATTAGCTCAGGCAATTGGAAGCCAAATTGAAGATGCCAGGCGCCCAGCGGAACCCTCCTTAGTTGGCTTACCTCAGACTATCAGTGGTGACAGTGGGGGAATGTCAGCAGTTTCAGATGGGAGTAGCAGCAGCCTAGCAGCCCCTGCTTCTCTTTTCCCGTTGAAGGTGCTACCGCTGACGACACCCCTGGTGGATGGCGAGGATGAGAG